The Mustela nigripes isolate SB6536 chromosome 4, MUSNIG.SB6536, whole genome shotgun sequence genome includes a window with the following:
- the GOLGA7B gene encoding golgin subfamily A member 7B — MFWFAGNFLGFSAVHNLQELRRSASLATKVFIQRDYSDGTICQFQTKFPPELDSRIERQLFEETVKTLNSFYAEAEKIGGSSYLEGCLACATAYFIFLCMETHYEKVLKKISRYIQEQNEKIFAPRGLLLTDPVERGMRVVSFLAVLCKGMELPTSGVPGEALC; from the exons ATGTTCTGGTTTGCTGGGAACTTTCTTGGCTTTAGTGCT GTCCATAATCTGCAGGAGCTGCGGCGAAGTGCCTCGTTGGCCACCAAGGTCTTTATCCAGAGAGACTACAGTGATGGGACCATCTGTCAGTTCCAGACCAAATTCCCCCCAGAGCTGGACAGCCGG atTGAGCGGCAGCTCTTCGAGGAGACTGTGAAGACCCTCAACAGCTTCTACGCAGAGGCCGAGAAGATTGGGGGCAGCTCCTACCTCGAGGGCTGCCTGGCCTGTGCCACGGCCTACTTCATCTTCCTCTGCATGGAGACCCACTACGAGAAG GTTCTCAAGAAGATTTCCCGCTACATCCAGGAGCAGAATGAGAAGATCTTCGCCCCTCGAGGCCTCCTGCTCACGGACCCCGTGGAGCGCGGGATGAGGGTTGTATCCTTCCTGGCTGTACTGTGTAAGGGCATGGAGTTGCCAACCAGTGGGGTCCCTGGTGAGGCCCTGTGTTAG